The Cupriavidus nantongensis genome has a segment encoding these proteins:
- a CDS encoding fatty acid--CoA ligase, with product MTCGITLGDTLTWCARNLPRKTALVSGIGAGRRAWTYAQLDAEVNRHAHALQSLGIGKGDVVAAFLYNTPAFVFALLATARLGAVFNPVNYRLAAQELAYILNDGGARALLFEREGAAVVEKAAELAPGTALRLYADADPAPAYATHRLDTLAAGQPDTPPTVTVDENDPCILMYTSGTTGRPKGVMHSHRSKLQHNAMMHQAMMLSREDVGLSIAPLNHTAELHTSFLPRLQVGATQVLQRRFDAGEAWQLVEAEGVTHFFAAPTMVGMLLDHPDAATRDLSSLRLVEYGGASMAPHLIREWDRKVGAGLVQVYGTTEMGPCMSVLYPHEQLSRAGSAGLPALGHELVVARLRDDGAPTDPSQPCAPGEVGEVLVRGPCMMKGYLNRPDANARALAHGWYHTGDLGSLDADGYLWIRDRIDYMINSGAENVYPREVEDALIEHPGVLEVAVLGEPDPTWGHVVGAYVVARGGAAPSAEQLDAFLLQGDRLAAYKRPRRYHFVEALPKTTSGKIQKHLLRAGGAA from the coding sequence TTGACCTGCGGCATCACCCTCGGCGACACCCTTACCTGGTGCGCGCGCAACCTGCCGCGCAAGACCGCGCTGGTCAGCGGCATCGGCGCCGGGCGGCGCGCGTGGACGTATGCCCAGCTGGACGCCGAGGTCAACCGCCACGCGCATGCCTTGCAGTCGCTAGGCATCGGCAAGGGCGACGTGGTGGCGGCCTTCCTCTACAACACGCCCGCCTTCGTCTTTGCGCTGCTGGCCACGGCCCGCCTCGGCGCGGTCTTCAATCCGGTCAACTACCGCCTGGCGGCGCAGGAACTGGCCTACATCCTGAACGACGGCGGCGCCAGGGCGCTGCTGTTCGAACGCGAAGGCGCGGCCGTCGTGGAAAAGGCCGCCGAACTGGCGCCCGGCACCGCGTTGCGCCTCTATGCCGACGCCGACCCGGCGCCCGCCTACGCCACGCACCGGCTCGACACGCTGGCGGCAGGCCAGCCCGACACGCCGCCGACGGTGACGGTCGACGAGAACGACCCCTGCATCCTGATGTACACCAGCGGCACCACCGGCCGGCCCAAGGGCGTCATGCACAGCCATCGCAGCAAGCTGCAGCACAACGCGATGATGCACCAGGCCATGATGCTGTCGCGCGAGGACGTCGGCCTGTCGATCGCACCGCTGAACCACACCGCCGAGCTGCACACCAGCTTCCTGCCGCGGCTGCAGGTCGGCGCCACCCAGGTACTGCAGCGCCGCTTCGACGCGGGCGAGGCGTGGCAACTGGTCGAAGCCGAGGGCGTGACGCACTTCTTCGCGGCGCCGACCATGGTCGGCATGCTGCTCGACCATCCTGACGCCGCCACGCGCGACTTGTCCTCCCTGCGGCTGGTGGAGTATGGCGGCGCCTCGATGGCGCCGCACCTGATCCGCGAATGGGACCGCAAAGTCGGCGCCGGGCTGGTGCAGGTCTACGGCACCACGGAAATGGGACCGTGCATGTCGGTGCTCTACCCGCACGAACAACTGAGCCGTGCCGGCTCGGCAGGGCTGCCCGCACTTGGCCACGAACTGGTGGTGGCAAGGCTGCGCGACGACGGCGCACCGACCGACCCATCGCAGCCGTGCGCGCCAGGCGAAGTCGGCGAAGTGCTGGTGCGGGGCCCGTGCATGATGAAGGGCTACCTGAACCGCCCGGACGCCAACGCACGCGCGCTGGCGCACGGCTGGTACCACACCGGCGACCTCGGCAGCCTGGACGCCGACGGCTACCTGTGGATCCGCGACCGCATCGACTACATGATCAATTCCGGCGCCGAGAACGTCTATCCGCGCGAGGTGGAAGATGCCCTGATCGAACATCCCGGCGTGCTCGAAGTCGCGGTACTTGGCGAGCCCGATCCCACCTGGGGCCACGTGGTCGGCGCCTATGTGGTGGCACGCGGCGGCGCCGCGCCCAGCGCGGAACAGCTCGATGCCTTCCTGCTGCAAGGCGACCGGCTTGCCGCCTACAAGCGGCCGCGCCGCTACCATTTCGTCGAAGCGCTGCCCAAGACCACCAGCGGCAAGATCCAGAAGCACCTGCTGCGCGCCGGCGGCGCGGCCTGA
- a CDS encoding RES family NAD+ phosphorylase has translation MRPAWRIATDTPLYTADDASGAGAKATGGRWNRQGTPLIYAASSIALACLETLVHLGSAGLPLNRYLVRIDIPDDLWAEAGHLTAASAPVGWDAIPAGKTSLDTGEAWVRAGTSALLLVPSIVIPEEYNVLVNPLHADAGRLAYAKVRRWHYDARLA, from the coding sequence TTGAGGCCGGCCTGGCGCATCGCGACCGACACGCCCCTCTACACCGCGGACGATGCCAGCGGAGCCGGCGCGAAGGCGACCGGGGGACGCTGGAACCGGCAGGGCACGCCGCTGATTTACGCGGCGTCCAGCATTGCGCTGGCGTGCCTGGAAACGCTGGTCCACCTGGGCTCGGCCGGCCTGCCGCTGAACCGCTACCTGGTCCGCATCGATATTCCCGACGACTTGTGGGCCGAGGCAGGCCACTTGACGGCTGCCAGCGCACCGGTCGGCTGGGATGCCATTCCCGCCGGCAAGACCAGCCTCGACACCGGCGAGGCCTGGGTCCGCGCCGGCACCAGCGCCTTGCTGCTGGTGCCTTCGATCGTGATTCCCGAGGAGTACAACGTGCTGGTCAATCCCTTGCACGCGGATGCCGGGCGGCTGGCCTATGCCAAGGTGCGCCGCTGGCATTACGACGCGCGCCTGGCCTGA
- a CDS encoding antitoxin Xre-like helix-turn-helix domain-containing protein has product MPLKLTPEGHYPPAHERRPARELGVNSYLAVYEATLSTEGAMSVIHAIREGVPASDLNRLAESMGTSKEQLIKTLDLPRATVDRKARAHQNLSSEQSERVLGMVRLVGQVQALVEGSGDARGFNAAQWVAQWLEQPSPALGGQRPAALMDTVAGQRIVSDLVARMQSGAYA; this is encoded by the coding sequence ATGCCGCTCAAGCTCACGCCCGAAGGCCATTATCCGCCCGCCCACGAACGCCGGCCCGCGCGCGAACTCGGCGTCAATAGCTACCTGGCGGTCTACGAGGCCACGCTGTCGACCGAAGGCGCGATGTCGGTGATCCACGCCATCCGCGAAGGCGTACCGGCTTCCGACCTCAACCGGCTGGCCGAATCCATGGGCACGAGCAAGGAACAGCTGATCAAGACGCTGGACCTGCCGCGTGCCACCGTCGACCGCAAGGCGCGCGCGCACCAGAACCTGTCGAGCGAGCAGAGCGAGCGCGTGCTCGGCATGGTGCGGCTGGTTGGCCAGGTGCAGGCGCTGGTGGAAGGCTCGGGCGATGCGCGCGGCTTCAATGCGGCGCAGTGGGTGGCGCAGTGGCTGGAGCAGCCGTCGCCGGCGCTGGGCGGGCAACGTCCCGCCGCGCTGATGGATACCGTCGCGGGCCAGCGCATCGTCTCCGACCTGGTGGCGCGGATGCAGAGCGGGGCCTACGCTTGA
- a CDS encoding DNA-binding protein, whose protein sequence is METLRSRGITRDDVWQAADSLLKAGQRPTIERIRLHLGRGSPNTVSPHLDAWFAALGGRIQDPQGFAPAPGCPEPVTEAARYLWEAALQSARASAEAALAQREAALVEASTALQQEREALAQQRQVMQARLEGAEAAMVELTRARDEATERAARAETAAAAWQQQAEALRAEHAAALAARQAMQDDFDARRAAWDQERETLMQRTAANERRMALELDAARVAAREAQKLLEAERKAAVERLSRAAEAASRQGSEMNRLGQAIAVLEERVRQRESLLAEYREQAVAAPAEAGAAAAAPTPARRSRPARVALSAAKGRRRGRGL, encoded by the coding sequence ATGGAAACGCTCCGCAGCCGAGGTATCACCCGCGATGACGTCTGGCAGGCCGCCGACAGCCTGCTGAAGGCCGGCCAGCGGCCGACCATCGAACGCATCCGCCTGCATCTGGGGCGGGGCTCGCCAAACACGGTGAGTCCGCACCTGGATGCATGGTTTGCCGCCCTGGGCGGGCGGATCCAGGATCCGCAGGGTTTCGCGCCGGCGCCAGGCTGTCCCGAGCCTGTCACCGAAGCCGCGCGCTACCTGTGGGAGGCGGCGCTGCAAAGCGCCAGGGCCTCGGCCGAGGCCGCGTTGGCGCAGCGCGAAGCCGCGCTGGTGGAAGCCAGCACGGCGCTGCAGCAGGAACGCGAAGCGCTGGCGCAGCAGCGCCAGGTCATGCAGGCGCGGCTCGAAGGCGCGGAGGCTGCCATGGTGGAACTGACGCGGGCGCGCGACGAGGCGACCGAGCGTGCCGCGCGCGCCGAAACCGCTGCCGCCGCATGGCAGCAGCAGGCCGAAGCGCTGCGCGCCGAGCATGCCGCGGCGCTGGCGGCGCGCCAGGCCATGCAGGACGATTTCGACGCCCGGCGCGCCGCGTGGGACCAGGAACGCGAAACGCTGATGCAGCGCACCGCCGCCAATGAGCGCCGCATGGCGCTGGAACTCGATGCGGCGCGGGTGGCCGCCAGGGAGGCGCAAAAGCTGCTCGAGGCCGAGCGCAAGGCGGCGGTCGAGCGGCTGAGCCGGGCCGCCGAGGCGGCGTCGCGCCAGGGCAGCGAGATGAACCGGCTCGGCCAGGCGATTGCGGTGCTCGAGGAAAGGGTGCGCCAGCGCGAAAGCCTGCTGGCGGAGTACCGCGAGCAGGCCGTCGCGGCGCCCGCTGAAGCCGGGGCCGCTGCGGCCGCCCCCACGCCGGCGCGGCGGAGCCGGCCGGCCCGCGTCGCGCTGTCCGCCGCCAAGGGGCGGCGACGTGGCCGCGGGCTGTAG
- a CDS encoding site-specific integrase — protein MIRTRAAHEAYFPPIPSDVDLPAPLRTSQLDPLAEQAANALRQEGESRNTVASYRSALRYWSAWYALRYRQPVRLPLAPAVVIQFIVDHATRQTPQGPVCEMPAAIDQALVADGCKARPGPPALSTLTHRLAVIAKAHQLQGLPNPCADAGVRELMASTRRAYARRGHRQARKAALTRAPLLRLLDTCDGSLAGLRDRALLLFAWASGGRRRSEVARATMDNLTRVGPADYVYVLGWSKTNQSGSERADTAKPVTGAAGQALEAWLAAAGIEHGPLFRRIRRGGHVGEGLSDAAVSRIVKARCALAGLDGDYSAHSLRSGFVTEAAAQQVPLAETMAMTGHASVSTVVRYFRAADARRSRAADLLAPDATDGP, from the coding sequence ATGATCAGAACCCGAGCCGCCCACGAGGCATACTTTCCACCGATTCCCTCTGATGTCGACTTACCGGCCCCGCTCCGCACGTCCCAACTGGATCCTCTCGCCGAGCAGGCGGCCAACGCGTTGCGTCAGGAAGGCGAATCCCGAAACACGGTGGCAAGCTACCGCTCCGCACTTCGCTACTGGTCTGCCTGGTATGCCCTGCGCTACCGGCAGCCAGTGCGGCTTCCGCTTGCGCCCGCGGTCGTTATCCAGTTCATCGTCGACCACGCCACGCGGCAGACGCCGCAGGGCCCTGTCTGCGAGATGCCCGCAGCGATCGACCAGGCGCTGGTCGCTGACGGATGCAAGGCACGACCCGGCCCGCCCGCGCTGTCCACGCTGACCCACCGGCTCGCGGTCATCGCCAAGGCCCACCAGCTGCAAGGCCTGCCCAACCCCTGCGCCGATGCCGGCGTGCGCGAACTGATGGCCAGCACCCGGCGCGCCTACGCGCGGCGCGGCCACCGGCAGGCGCGCAAGGCCGCCCTGACGCGCGCGCCGCTGCTGCGCCTGCTCGATACCTGCGATGGCTCGCTGGCCGGGCTGCGCGACCGCGCGCTGCTGCTGTTCGCGTGGGCCAGCGGCGGGCGCCGGCGCTCGGAAGTCGCGCGCGCCACCATGGACAACCTGACGCGCGTGGGGCCCGCGGACTATGTCTATGTGCTGGGCTGGTCGAAGACCAACCAGTCGGGCAGCGAGCGCGCCGATACCGCCAAGCCCGTCACCGGCGCCGCCGGGCAGGCGCTGGAGGCGTGGCTGGCCGCCGCGGGGATCGAACACGGCCCGCTGTTTCGCCGCATCCGGCGCGGCGGGCATGTGGGAGAAGGGTTGTCGGATGCAGCGGTCAGCCGCATCGTCAAGGCGCGTTGCGCGCTGGCGGGGCTGGATGGCGACTATTCCGCGCATTCGCTGCGCTCGGGCTTTGTCACGGAAGCGGCGGCGCAGCAAGTGCCGCTGGCTGAAACCATGGCCATGACCGGCCATGCCAGCGTATCGACGGTGGTGCGCTACTTCCGCGCGGCCGATGCACGGCGCTCGCGCGCGGCCGACCTGCTGGCACCGGATGCGACCGACGGCCCCTGA
- a CDS encoding IS5 family transposase produces the protein MRGADTFTESLFTMRRLDDFVPKSHPLRSIRAMANQALVKMDRLFAQMYEDDIKGGQPSIAPEKLLRAMLLQVLYSVRSERQLMEQTQYNLLFRWFIGLSMDDTVWVPTVFTKNRERLIKHDAVIQFFNEVLAIAQKKNWLSGEHFSVDGTLIQAWAGHKSFVRKDGGDDKDDNDGANFKGRTRSNETHESKTDPDAKLYRKGKTASELRYMGHTLSDNRHGLVVSAMVTNADGHAEREAAKVMLNDARQVTDDPNTEITVGADKGYDAQEFIQACLELKVTPHVAQNTSGRRSAVPDAIACSAGYAVSQQKRKLIEQGFGWVKTVGRMRQVMVRGLKRVDQMFVLSMAAYNLVRMRSLGQIRPQLQ, from the coding sequence ATGCGCGGCGCAGATACCTTCACGGAAAGTTTGTTCACTATGCGGAGGCTGGATGATTTCGTGCCGAAGTCCCACCCGCTGCGCTCGATCCGCGCCATGGCCAACCAGGCGCTGGTAAAGATGGACCGGTTGTTCGCACAGATGTACGAGGACGATATCAAGGGTGGCCAGCCCAGCATCGCGCCGGAGAAGTTGCTGCGGGCCATGCTGCTGCAGGTGCTCTACAGCGTTCGCTCCGAACGCCAACTCATGGAGCAGACGCAGTACAACCTGCTGTTTCGCTGGTTCATCGGGCTGTCGATGGACGACACCGTTTGGGTGCCCACGGTCTTCACCAAGAACCGCGAGCGGCTGATCAAGCATGATGCGGTGATCCAGTTTTTCAACGAGGTGCTGGCCATCGCGCAGAAGAAGAACTGGCTGTCGGGCGAGCACTTCAGCGTGGACGGCACGCTGATTCAGGCGTGGGCAGGCCACAAGAGCTTCGTGCGCAAGGACGGCGGCGACGACAAGGACGACAACGACGGCGCCAACTTCAAAGGTCGCACGCGCAGCAACGAGACGCACGAGTCCAAGACCGATCCCGATGCCAAGCTGTACCGCAAGGGCAAAACTGCGAGTGAACTTCGCTATATGGGTCATACCCTGAGCGACAACCGTCACGGCCTGGTGGTGAGCGCCATGGTGACCAATGCGGACGGACATGCTGAGCGCGAGGCCGCGAAGGTGATGCTCAACGATGCCCGACAGGTGACGGACGACCCGAACACCGAAATCACGGTGGGTGCAGACAAGGGCTACGACGCGCAAGAGTTCATTCAAGCCTGCCTGGAACTGAAGGTGACGCCCCACGTGGCACAGAACACCTCGGGGCGCCGCTCGGCCGTTCCTGATGCCATTGCTTGCAGCGCCGGGTATGCCGTTTCGCAGCAAAAGCGCAAGCTGATCGAACAAGGCTTCGGATGGGTCAAGACTGTCGGGCGCATGCGCCAGGTGATGGTGCGTGGACTGAAGCGAGTCGACCAGATGTTCGTGCTGAGCATGGCCGCCTACAACCTCGTGCGCATGCGCTCACTGGGACAAATCCGTCCGCAGTTGCAGTAA